From Phycodurus eques isolate BA_2022a chromosome 20, UOR_Pequ_1.1, whole genome shotgun sequence, a single genomic window includes:
- the ciarta gene encoding circadian associated repressor of transcription a: MNQLGTSSQWASYDLHPTTPNYILSESELTEDEADILSEGEEELGTCKALSGFEECFRGRLDKMYSRSKRAHHTVHVSGRTRYHLSPGAPARESSPSAGDIAFTQKCTDLRKFICPLMELLHGLKTGRFDKGLTGFQQSVAMDRLQRILGILQRPEMGERYLHNLLQIEGMLKLWFPQVAPQPAVTLAQTFTPRLITHWRQNQLSMPVKKRKFTWSDSDYSGIDPPKKTIRLHESCPSVMPCTFSTGISGTTRKQGAPENGRTASTEVNWTNRFALTNNTLSRLSRVHVKEETQEHEI; the protein is encoded by the exons ATGAATCAATTGGGGACTTCGTCTCAATGGGCTTCTTATGACCTGCACCCAACCACCCCGAACTACATTCTTAGCGAGAGTGAACTGACTGAAGATGAAGCTGACATTTTGTCAGAAGGAGAAGAGGAATTGGGCACATGCAAGGCTTTATCAGGCTTTGAGGAATGTTTCCGAGGTCGCTTGGATAAGATGTACTCGAGGTCTAAGAGAGCCCACCACACTGTACATGTTAGTGGTAGAACCAGGTATCACCTTTCTCCCGGTGCACCCGCAAGGGAATCATCACCTTCAGCAGGAGACATCGCCTTCACTCAGAAG TGTACAGATTTACGCAAATTCATCTGTCCACTGATGGAGCTTCTTCACGGACTTAAAACTGGCAGATTTGATAAAG GTTTAACTGGTTTCCAGCAGAGCGTTGCCATGGACAGATTGCAGAGGATTCTGGGAATTCTGCAGAGGCCTGAAATGGG GGAGCGATATCTCCACAACTTGTTGCAGATAGAGGGCATGCTCAAGTTGTGGTTCCCTCAGGTGGCACCTCAACCCGCGGTCACGTTAGCCCAAACCTTCACCCCCAGACTCATAACTCACTGGCGGCAAAACCAGCTCAGCATGCCCGTTAAG AAGCGGAAGTTTACCTGGTCAGATTCAGACTATTCTGGAATAGACCCACCCAAGAAAACGATTCGCCTACATGAAAGCTGCCCGTCTGTGATGCCATGCACCTTTTCCACGGGTATATCTGGAACAACAAGGAAGCAGGGAGCTCCTGAGAATGGAAGAACTGCGTCAACTGAAGTCAACTGGACCAACAGATTTGCGTTGACTAACAACACCTTAAGCAGGCTGTCACGTGTACATGTCAAAGAAGAAACACAGGAACATGAaatataa
- the crabp2b gene encoding cellular retinoic acid-binding protein 2b, translating to MENKIPDFSGKWKMKSSESFEELLKTLGVNVFVRKIAGAAASSPAVEITQEGESLSIKTSTSIRTTHVSFTVGQSFNETTVDGRPCTSFPTWESESKISCTQTLQKGEGPKTAWTRELTNDGELILTMTAGDVVCTRVYERE from the exons ATGGAGAATAAAATCCCGGACTTCtctggaaaatggaaaatgaagtCGTCGGAAAGTTTTGAGGAGCTCTTGAAAACGCTGG GTGTGAATGTATTTGTGAGGAAAATAGCCGGGGCGGCAGCCTCCAGTCCTGCAGTGGAAATCACCCAGGAGGGGGAGAGTCTGTCCATCAAAACATCCACCAGCATCCGCACAACCCATGTCTCCTTCACTGTGGGTCAGTCTTTCAATGAGACCACAGTAGATGGACGCCCCTGCACG AGTTTTCCGACCTGGGAATCGGAGAGCAAGATCAGTTGTACGCAGACTTTACAGAAAGGCGAGGGACCCAAGACAGCCTGGACTCGAGAGCTGACTAATGATGGAGAGCTTATATTG acaaTGACAGCAGGGGATGTTGTCTGCACCAGAGTTTATGAAAGGGAATGA
- the mrps21 gene encoding 28S ribosomal protein S21, mitochondrial, with amino-acid sequence MARHLRFVARTVMVQDGNVDGAYKHLNRILTQDGIIETVKRKRYFEKPCRERQRKNYENCKRIYDTEMARKIGFISRTNRTDPWLGS; translated from the exons ATGGCGAGACATCTTCGCTTCGTTGCCCGGACAGTGATGGTCCAAGACGGCAACGTGGATGGAGCGTACAAACATCTCAACAG GATCCTGACCCAAGATGGGATCATTGAGACAGTGAAGCGCAAGCGCTACTTCGAGAAGCCCTGCAGAGAGCGTCAGCGGAAGAACTATGAGAACTGTAAGCGTATCTACGACACTGAAATGGCCCGGAAAATTGGTTTCATCTCCAGGACAAACAGGACGGATCCTTGGCTCGGCTCTTAG